A window from Polyodon spathula isolate WHYD16114869_AA chromosome 28, ASM1765450v1, whole genome shotgun sequence encodes these proteins:
- the LOC121302039 gene encoding proline-rich protein 15-like protein B, with the protein MADPSSSQSWWKLTFLRKKKSEPKVLYEIPAEYGSNHGNKDEGSSAGDSQFNARLEKIVDNSATKGRHMKVSHSGRFKEKKKVRATLAENPNLFPENTNSENHNEEKH; encoded by the coding sequence ATGGCAGACCCGTCCTCCTCGCAGAGTTGGTGGAAGCTGACCTTCCTTCGCAAGAAGAAGTCGGAGCCCAAAGTTCTGTACGAAATCCCGGCGGAGTACGGCAGTAACCACGGCAACAAGGACGAGGGCAGCAGCGCAGGTGACAGCCAGTTCAACGCGAGGCTGGAGAAGATTGTCGACAATTCCGCCACCAAGGGCCGGCACATGAAGGTGTCGCATTCCGGACgcttcaaagaaaagaaaaaagtccGAGCTACCTTGGCCGAAAACCCAAATCTCTTCCCAGAAAACACGAACAGCGAAAACCACAACGAGGAGAAACACTAA